In the genome of Flavobacterium panacagri, one region contains:
- a CDS encoding zinc metalloprotease, which yields MKKVIITTFAALMLFACQNEQSESTNVDAVAASRRGCATQEVLEAQLKANPMLAIKMNEIETFTAKHAGSNFTGRLVNGKIEIPVVVNVLYRTAAQNISDAQIQSQIDVLNKDFNALNSDYNNVPALFSGVKANVGITFVLDQVIRKSTTKTSWGTNDAMKKTAQGGLAPTSPTTKLNIWTCTIGGGILGYAQFPGGASSTDGVVIDPRYFGLSGAANAPFNLGRTATHEVGHWMNLRHIWGDATCGSDLVADTPTHNEENYGVPAYPHYSTCSGTPVEMTMNYMDYVDDAAMYMFSNGQKSRISAIFTTGGARASFAQ from the coding sequence ATGAAAAAAGTTATTATTACCACATTTGCAGCTCTAATGCTGTTTGCTTGTCAAAATGAACAATCAGAATCTACTAATGTAGATGCGGTCGCAGCCTCTAGAAGAGGGTGTGCAACTCAAGAAGTTTTGGAAGCGCAATTAAAAGCTAATCCTATGTTAGCCATTAAAATGAATGAAATTGAAACTTTTACAGCAAAACATGCTGGTTCAAATTTTACTGGTCGTTTAGTAAATGGCAAAATCGAAATTCCTGTTGTAGTTAATGTGCTTTATAGAACAGCTGCACAAAATATTTCGGACGCACAAATTCAATCGCAGATTGATGTATTAAACAAAGATTTTAATGCCTTAAATTCTGATTACAATAATGTACCGGCATTATTTTCTGGAGTTAAAGCGAATGTTGGTATTACATTTGTTTTGGATCAGGTTATCAGAAAATCTACCACTAAGACTTCTTGGGGTACAAACGACGCTATGAAAAAAACAGCTCAAGGTGGTCTTGCTCCTACTTCTCCAACAACAAAACTAAACATCTGGACTTGTACAATTGGCGGTGGAATTTTAGGTTATGCTCAATTTCCAGGAGGTGCTTCTTCAACTGACGGTGTAGTTATCGATCCTCGTTATTTTGGATTATCTGGTGCGGCAAATGCTCCATTCAACTTAGGAAGAACTGCAACACACGAAGTAGGACACTGGATGAACTTACGTCATATCTGGGGAGATGCAACTTGTGGAAGCGACCTTGTTGCTGATACTCCAACTCATAATGAAGAAAATTATGGAGTTCCTGCGTATCCACATTACAGTACTTGCTCTGGAACACCTGTAGAAATGACCATGAACTATATGGATTATGTTGATGATGCTGCTATGTACATGTTCTCAAATGGGCAAAAAAGCAGAATCTCTGCCATTTTTACAACTGGAGGTGCTAGAGCTTCATTTGCACAATAA
- a CDS encoding AI-2E family transporter, with protein sequence MITSKTISNGILRALATILIIGIVLYFLYSIQTVIVYLCISLLLCLISNPLILFLKNKLKFSNTMAATTTIILFIFLIVGFILLFVPLIISQANNLALLDTAHLQTKFMETEKHLEEYFNIQHIDLNKVIKDSKLTSVLDFSYFTGFINSIINFMADMGMGLVSVFFITFFFIKDQTIFKDQARRILPDSNEDKILNSITKINHLLTRYFIGLLLQLIVVFILYLIVLLIFGNKNAFVIAFLCAILNIIPYLGPIIGTSLAAVLTMISMIGQDFQSEILPTTIYVVIGFLVVQAIDNNISQPIISSKSVNSHPLEIFLIILISGITFGIVGMIIAVPAFTMIKVILKEFFPNNKIVSVLTERI encoded by the coding sequence ATGATCACGTCAAAAACTATTTCGAACGGAATTTTAAGAGCTTTAGCAACGATCTTAATTATTGGTATCGTTTTATATTTTTTATATAGCATTCAAACCGTTATTGTCTATCTATGCATCTCTTTACTTTTGTGTCTAATTTCGAATCCGCTGATTTTATTTTTAAAGAACAAACTAAAATTCAGCAATACAATGGCGGCCACAACGACAATTATCCTTTTCATTTTTCTTATTGTGGGTTTTATTCTCTTGTTTGTTCCTTTAATTATTTCTCAGGCCAATAATTTGGCTCTTCTAGATACAGCACATCTACAGACAAAATTTATGGAGACTGAAAAACATCTAGAAGAATACTTTAATATTCAGCATATCGATTTAAATAAAGTGATCAAAGATTCTAAACTTACTTCGGTTTTAGATTTTAGTTATTTTACTGGATTCATCAATTCGATCATCAATTTTATGGCCGATATGGGAATGGGATTGGTTTCTGTCTTTTTTATTACTTTCTTTTTTATTAAAGACCAGACTATTTTTAAAGATCAAGCCAGAAGAATACTTCCTGACTCCAATGAAGACAAAATTTTAAATTCGATAACAAAAATCAACCACTTATTGACCCGCTATTTTATTGGTTTATTATTGCAATTGATTGTTGTATTTATACTTTATCTAATTGTTTTATTAATCTTTGGCAATAAAAATGCTTTTGTAATTGCGTTCTTATGCGCCATCTTAAATATAATTCCTTATTTAGGGCCGATTATTGGAACTAGTTTAGCGGCAGTTTTAACCATGATTAGTATGATTGGACAAGATTTTCAATCGGAAATCCTTCCAACAACAATCTATGTCGTTATTGGATTCCTTGTGGTTCAAGCAATTGACAACAATATCAGTCAGCCGATAATTTCGTCAAAAAGTGTAAATTCGCACCCGTTAGAAATATTCTTGATTATCTTAATCAGCGGTATTACGTTTGGAATTGTTGGTATGATTATCGCTGTTCCAGCTTTTACCATGATTAAAGTAATTTTAAAAGAGTTTTTTCCTAACAATAAAATTGTCTCCGTATTAACCGAAAGAATTTAG
- the tsaD gene encoding tRNA (adenosine(37)-N6)-threonylcarbamoyltransferase complex transferase subunit TsaD — MQNQEVFILAIESSCDDTAAAVLHNDKVLSNVVANQLIHNQYGGVVPELASRAHQQNIVPVIDAALRKANVQKEQLSAIAFTQGPGLMGSLLVGTSFSKSLSLALQVPLIAVNHMHAHILAHFIDEEGYDKPEFPFLALTISGGHTQIVKVNSFFDMQIIGETTDDAVGEAFDKSAKILGLPYPGGPLIDKYAKEGNPKAFSFTKPKVPGLDFSFSGLKTAILYFIQKNKQENPNFIEENLNDICASIQHTIIEILMDKIKLAVKETGITQIAIGGGVSANSGIRNTLKETESKYGWKTFIPKFEYTTDNAAMIGIVGYQKYLSNRFETSAVVSKARIQF, encoded by the coding sequence ATGCAAAATCAAGAGGTTTTTATTCTAGCCATCGAAAGTTCATGCGATGATACTGCTGCTGCGGTTTTACATAACGACAAAGTATTGTCAAATGTTGTGGCGAACCAATTAATTCACAATCAATATGGAGGTGTTGTTCCTGAATTGGCTTCGCGAGCGCATCAGCAGAATATTGTACCTGTGATAGATGCTGCACTTCGTAAAGCAAATGTACAAAAAGAACAGTTAAGCGCAATCGCCTTTACACAAGGTCCAGGCCTAATGGGATCATTATTGGTTGGAACTTCCTTCAGCAAATCTTTATCTTTAGCATTACAAGTTCCGCTAATTGCTGTAAATCACATGCATGCTCACATTTTAGCCCATTTTATTGACGAAGAAGGCTACGACAAACCTGAGTTTCCTTTTTTAGCTTTAACTATTAGCGGCGGACATACTCAAATTGTGAAAGTGAATAGTTTTTTTGACATGCAAATTATAGGCGAAACTACAGATGATGCTGTAGGTGAGGCTTTTGATAAAAGTGCCAAAATACTTGGTCTTCCTTATCCTGGCGGACCATTAATCGATAAATATGCCAAAGAAGGAAATCCAAAAGCCTTCTCTTTTACAAAACCAAAAGTTCCAGGATTAGATTTTAGTTTCTCTGGACTAAAAACGGCTATTTTATATTTCATTCAAAAAAACAAACAGGAAAATCCTAATTTCATTGAAGAAAATCTAAACGATATCTGTGCTTCTATTCAGCATACGATTATCGAAATTTTGATGGATAAAATTAAATTGGCAGTAAAAGAAACTGGAATCACACAAATTGCAATTGGAGGCGGTGTTTCTGCCAATTCAGGAATCAGAAATACATTGAAAGAAACGGAAAGCAAATACGGCTGGAAAACTTTTATTCCAAAATTCGAATATACCACAGATAATGCTGCAATGATTGGAATTGTTGGTTATCAAAAATATTTATCAAACCGTTTTGAAACTTCTGCTGTTGTTTCTAAAGCAAGAATTCAATTTTAA
- a CDS encoding DUF4159 domain-containing protein, which yields MKKIFLLFLLISISSFSQEIALLKYSGGGDWYANPTSLPNLISFCNANIYTRIKNKPSTVEPSNPDLFSYPFVHMTGHGNVVFSDSDVTNLRNYLTAGGFLHIDDNYGMDQFIRKEIKKIFPNNSLVEIPANHPIFQKPFPFPNGLPKIHEHDGTRPQAFGIFIDNKLVLLYTYECDLGDGWEDAEVHNDPANVRDKALKMGANIINYIFTN from the coding sequence ATGAAAAAAATATTCTTGTTATTTTTATTGATTTCAATCTCTTCTTTTTCGCAGGAAATTGCTTTGCTGAAATACAGTGGCGGCGGTGACTGGTATGCTAATCCAACTTCTCTGCCTAATTTAATCAGTTTTTGTAATGCGAATATTTATACCCGCATCAAAAACAAACCTTCGACTGTGGAACCGAGTAATCCTGATTTATTCTCCTATCCTTTTGTACACATGACAGGACACGGAAATGTTGTTTTCAGCGATTCTGATGTAACTAATCTTAGAAATTATCTCACTGCAGGCGGTTTTCTGCATATTGATGATAATTACGGAATGGATCAATTTATTCGAAAAGAGATCAAGAAAATATTTCCCAATAATAGTTTAGTCGAAATTCCTGCGAATCATCCAATTTTTCAGAAACCATTTCCTTTTCCAAATGGACTGCCAAAAATTCACGAACATGATGGAACACGTCCTCAGGCTTTCGGAATTTTCATTGATAATAAATTGGTCTTACTTTATACTTACGAATGCGATTTGGGCGATGGCTGGGAAGATGCCGAAGTACACAATGATCCTGCAAACGTAAGAGACAAAGCGCTTAAAATGGGTGCCAACATCATCAATTATATTTTTACTAATTAA
- a CDS encoding translocation/assembly module TamB domain-containing protein: MLALAIILSLPVVQTQIANYVTKTLNEDFKVDISVEKTAINIFGGVKLKKVLIRDHHKKTLIYSDIITTDIASFSRLLDGDLIFGDLRLTGLIFNLKTYKGEDENNMNKFIQAFEEDNAPPKKKSDKHFLLTAKNGYIEKGRFSVVDENKTTPKFLDFTKLNAYISDFKLYGPDVNTTIHRFSFMDHRGLYVSNFAGKFSYTKKQIKVENLAIKTKRSSIYGIAILNYKPADFLDFTDKVKFNVMIDSSSIATNDIRHFYDGLGRNQHFKLKTKLDGPLNNLTLSRLRLSDTNGSKINGTINFRNLLGSKEQKFSMDGKFDKLLSSYDDLVVLLPIVLGKRLPIEMKRIGKFNIVGKAKVSTTALETDFKIGTDIGNGQVDLHMNNMDFIDKASYSGNIILTDFNIGAVLNRKDVGKTTLNLDVDGVGFTEKYLNTIIKGDISKLNYNNYNYNNIVVNGNFKLPYYKGQIAINDPNLNLSFDGLLDLSKRENRYDFHINVENSDLRKLKFVSDSISHFRGDVVVQVTGNSIENLQGNIFLKEAEYQNPKASYVFDAVTISSNFDADRLRTITISSNDVVDGQIVGKFRFDQLDKLVMNSVGSLYTNYKPYKVRKGQFLRFNFRVYDKVVEMLYPEINIDSSTVVRGKIDSDLQEFKFRFRSQKITAAKNTFDNIRINIDNKNALYNAYVELDSIKTPYYKIRDFNLINVTAKDTLFVRSEFKGGNEGEDYFNLDLYHTIDKNKNNIVGIKKSEMKFKDYIWYLNEEAANDNQIVFDQYFKNFTIDNIVLSHENQKIDLNGVIKGKDYKDLVLNFEDVDINKITPVNSKFVFNGNLNGNVNYKQNKNVYQPTASIKIDHLVMNKTELGTLNFDISGDESFKKFTVNSSIQNGFTESFRANGNFAIENKETIVDMSLKLEGFNLATLGTIGGDVLSNIRGSVSGNAAVVGNLKKPEINGRLYVEKAGMTIPYLNTDYELSDRTVIDLTNEKFLFRNNQLTDTKYGTKGLLNGSIEHKNFGDWKLDLNITSKRLVALDTKDSDDAAYFGTAFINGSASIKGPVDALFIKVDAKSEKGTEVKIPINNVQSVGESSWIHFVTPKEKYNLANGIVEKTRNYNGLELEFDFDITPDAEVEVILDRNSGHGMKGKGYGSLLFKINTLGKFNMWGDFQAYEGTYNFKYGGLIDKKFAVKKGGSIIWEGNPMRAQLNLEAVYKTQANPAVLLDNTSSFNKKVPVEVVIGLRGDLASPEPNFDIQFPSVSNVLKSEIQYKLDDKDIRQTQALYLLSTGSFMSTDGFSQGDFSGTLTETASSLFGSLIKSDNDKVNIDLNYIAADRRMGQEVDGQFVANISSQVNERITINGKLGVPVGGVNESAIVGDIEILYRVNEDGTMNLRLFNKENDINYIGQGIGYTQGVGISYEVDFDTFSELVNKLFKNHKIEKATKNSSDDLQDSYLPDYMSFSSKKESDKNKKKAEKEQEKKKKEEEKEKEKKKQQEPHNNQGVIPDDNDY; the protein is encoded by the coding sequence TTGTTAGCATTGGCTATCATATTGTCACTTCCTGTTGTTCAGACTCAAATTGCAAACTATGTGACAAAAACGTTGAACGAGGATTTTAAAGTTGATATCAGCGTAGAAAAAACAGCCATTAATATTTTTGGAGGGGTTAAATTGAAGAAAGTGCTGATTCGAGATCATCATAAAAAGACTTTAATCTATTCTGATATTATTACTACAGATATTGCCAGCTTCAGTAGATTGCTTGACGGAGATTTAATTTTTGGAGATTTGCGTCTGACTGGTTTAATTTTTAATCTGAAAACCTATAAAGGTGAGGATGAAAACAATATGAATAAGTTTATTCAAGCTTTTGAGGAAGATAATGCTCCGCCAAAGAAGAAATCGGATAAACATTTTCTGCTTACCGCTAAGAATGGTTATATTGAAAAAGGAAGGTTCTCTGTTGTTGACGAAAATAAGACAACTCCAAAATTTCTTGATTTTACTAAGCTTAACGCTTATATCAGTGACTTCAAATTATATGGCCCGGATGTAAATACTACGATTCATCGTTTTTCTTTTATGGATCATCGTGGTTTGTATGTTTCTAATTTTGCGGGAAAATTCAGTTATACTAAAAAACAGATTAAAGTTGAAAATCTGGCAATTAAAACCAAAAGATCTTCTATTTATGGTATCGCTATTTTAAATTACAAACCAGCAGATTTTCTTGATTTTACAGATAAAGTGAAGTTTAATGTTATGATAGATTCTTCTTCTATTGCAACAAATGATATTCGCCATTTTTATGATGGTTTGGGTAGAAATCAGCATTTTAAGTTAAAAACAAAATTAGATGGCCCATTAAATAATTTAACACTTTCTAGATTAAGATTAAGTGATACCAACGGATCAAAAATTAATGGAACAATCAATTTCAGAAATCTTTTAGGAAGTAAAGAGCAGAAATTCTCTATGGATGGAAAGTTTGATAAACTGCTTTCTAGTTATGACGATCTGGTAGTACTGCTTCCAATAGTTTTAGGAAAAAGACTTCCAATAGAAATGAAAAGAATTGGAAAGTTTAATATTGTTGGGAAAGCAAAAGTTTCAACAACGGCTCTTGAAACCGATTTTAAAATTGGAACTGATATAGGAAACGGCCAAGTAGATCTTCATATGAATAATATGGATTTTATAGACAAAGCTTCTTATTCTGGAAATATTATTCTGACTGATTTTAATATTGGTGCTGTTCTGAACCGAAAAGATGTTGGAAAGACAACTTTGAATCTTGATGTAGATGGAGTTGGTTTTACAGAGAAATATCTAAATACTATTATTAAAGGAGATATTTCCAAGCTTAATTACAATAATTACAACTATAATAATATAGTAGTAAATGGAAATTTCAAACTGCCTTATTATAAAGGACAAATTGCAATTAATGATCCTAACTTAAATTTGAGTTTTGATGGTTTATTAGATTTAAGTAAAAGAGAAAATCGTTATGACTTTCATATTAATGTAGAAAATTCAGATTTAAGAAAACTGAAATTTGTCAGTGATTCTATTTCTCATTTTAGAGGAGATGTTGTGGTCCAAGTGACAGGAAATTCTATTGAAAATCTTCAGGGGAATATCTTTCTAAAAGAAGCCGAATATCAAAATCCAAAAGCGAGTTATGTTTTTGATGCTGTAACGATCAGTTCAAATTTTGATGCAGATCGTTTACGAACTATAACAATTAGTTCTAATGATGTTGTTGATGGACAAATAGTTGGTAAATTTAGATTTGATCAATTGGATAAACTGGTCATGAATTCTGTGGGAAGTTTGTATACTAATTATAAGCCTTATAAAGTAAGAAAAGGACAGTTTTTACGATTTAATTTCCGTGTTTATGATAAAGTGGTCGAAATGCTTTATCCAGAAATTAATATCGATTCTTCTACCGTTGTACGAGGAAAAATTGATTCTGATTTGCAGGAATTTAAATTCCGTTTTAGATCGCAGAAAATTACCGCCGCCAAAAATACATTTGATAATATTCGTATTAATATTGATAATAAAAATGCTCTTTATAATGCGTATGTAGAGTTGGACAGTATTAAAACGCCTTATTATAAAATCCGTGATTTTAATTTAATTAATGTGACGGCAAAAGATACGCTGTTTGTTCGTTCAGAATTTAAAGGAGGAAATGAAGGAGAAGATTATTTTAATCTCGATTTGTATCATACTATTGATAAAAACAAAAATAATATAGTCGGAATTAAAAAGTCTGAAATGAAGTTTAAAGACTATATCTGGTATTTAAACGAAGAAGCTGCTAATGATAATCAAATTGTTTTTGATCAGTACTTTAAAAATTTTACAATCGATAATATTGTTTTGTCTCATGAAAATCAGAAGATCGATTTAAATGGTGTTATAAAAGGAAAAGATTATAAAGATCTGGTGCTGAATTTTGAAGATGTTGATATAAATAAAATTACGCCGGTAAATTCCAAATTCGTCTTTAATGGTAATTTGAATGGAAACGTTAATTATAAACAGAATAAAAATGTTTATCAGCCCACGGCATCCATAAAAATTGACCATTTGGTAATGAATAAAACAGAGCTTGGCACACTTAATTTCGATATTTCTGGAGATGAGAGCTTTAAAAAATTTACCGTCAATTCGTCTATACAAAATGGTTTTACCGAGTCGTTTAGAGCTAACGGAAATTTTGCTATTGAAAACAAAGAAACTATTGTAGACATGAGTTTGAAACTGGAAGGTTTTAATCTGGCTACTTTAGGAACTATTGGAGGTGATGTTCTGTCAAACATTCGGGGATCGGTTTCAGGAAATGCTGCAGTGGTAGGAAATCTGAAAAAGCCTGAAATTAATGGTCGTTTGTATGTTGAAAAAGCAGGAATGACAATTCCGTATTTAAATACAGATTACGAATTAAGTGATCGTACCGTAATAGATTTAACAAACGAGAAATTCTTGTTTAGAAACAATCAGTTGACTGATACTAAGTATGGGACAAAAGGTTTATTGAACGGAAGTATCGAGCATAAAAATTTTGGAGATTGGAAATTAGACCTAAATATAACATCCAAACGATTAGTAGCTCTTGATACAAAAGATAGTGATGACGCGGCTTATTTTGGTACCGCTTTTATAAATGGATCGGCTAGTATAAAAGGCCCTGTAGATGCATTATTTATTAAAGTAGATGCAAAATCTGAAAAAGGAACTGAGGTTAAAATCCCAATTAACAATGTACAGAGTGTAGGAGAGAGCAGCTGGATTCATTTTGTGACTCCAAAAGAGAAATACAATTTGGCTAATGGAATTGTAGAAAAAACAAGAAATTACAACGGACTTGAATTAGAGTTTGATTTTGATATTACGCCAGATGCTGAAGTAGAAGTTATTCTGGATCGTAATTCTGGGCACGGAATGAAAGGAAAAGGGTATGGATCGCTTTTGTTTAAAATTAATACACTGGGTAAATTTAATATGTGGGGAGATTTTCAGGCATACGAAGGAACTTATAATTTTAAATACGGCGGACTGATCGATAAAAAGTTTGCGGTTAAAAAAGGTGGTTCTATTATTTGGGAAGGAAACCCGATGCGTGCTCAGCTAAATCTAGAAGCCGTTTATAAAACGCAGGCCAATCCAGCAGTTCTTTTAGATAATACTTCTTCATTCAATAAAAAAGTTCCTGTAGAGGTTGTTATTGGACTTAGAGGAGATTTAGCTAGTCCTGAACCTAATTTTGACATTCAATTCCCATCGGTAAGTAACGTGTTGAAATCGGAAATTCAGTATAAGTTAGACGATAAGGATATTCGCCAGACACAAGCTTTATATTTATTATCTACAGGTTCGTTTATGAGTACAGATGGATTTAGCCAGGGAGATTTCTCTGGAACTTTGACAGAAACTGCTTCAAGCTTATTCGGAAGTCTTATAAAATCAGATAATGATAAAGTAAATATCGATCTAAATTACATTGCAGCCGACAGAAGAATGGGACAGGAAGTTGATGGTCAGTTTGTGGCTAATATTTCTTCACAGGTTAATGAAAGGATTACAATTAATGGTAAACTTGGAGTTCCAGTAGGAGGAGTAAACGAATCGGCAATTGTTGGTGATATTGAAATTTTATATCGTGTAAATGAAGACGGTACAATGAATCTTCGTTTGTTTAATAAAGAAAATGATATCAATTATATAGGACAAGGAATCGGATATACACAAGGAGTTGGTATTTCTTATGAAGTAGATTTTGATACATTTAGTGAATTGGTGAATAAATTATTTAAAAATCATAAGATAGAGAAGGCCACAAAAAATTCATCAGATGATCTTCAGGATTCTTATCTTCCTGATTATATGAGCTTCTCAAGTAAAAAAGAATCAGACAAAAACAAAAAGAAGGCGGAAAAAGAGCAAGAGAAAAAGAAAAAAGAAGAAGAGAAGGAAAAAGAAAAGAAAAAACAACAGGAACCTCACAATAATCAAGGCGTGATTCCAGATGATAACGATTATTAA
- a CDS encoding TrmH family RNA methyltransferase: protein MQLTHGENQFERKTFPITLVCDHIYFQQNIGSLFRISEAFGVENIIFFGKDIPLTPRKINKTSRSTHLHVAYSVIEDFNELQSFLLNNDFEIISLEIASNSKPLKEVTIPENKKIALLIGSEIDGISDDLLKLSHQIVHINMFGNNSSMNVVQAASIALYELTSL from the coding sequence GTGCAGCTTACTCACGGAGAAAATCAATTTGAAAGAAAAACTTTTCCAATCACTTTAGTTTGTGATCATATTTACTTTCAGCAAAACATTGGTTCCCTATTCCGAATTTCTGAAGCTTTTGGAGTAGAAAACATTATCTTTTTTGGAAAAGATATTCCGCTTACACCTCGTAAAATCAATAAAACTTCCCGAAGCACACATCTTCATGTTGCCTATTCTGTAATTGAAGATTTTAATGAGCTTCAATCTTTTCTCTTAAATAATGATTTCGAAATTATCTCATTAGAAATTGCTTCCAACAGCAAACCTTTAAAAGAAGTTACGATTCCAGAAAACAAAAAAATCGCTCTTTTAATTGGCAGCGAAATAGACGGAATTTCAGACGACCTTTTAAAACTTTCTCATCAAATTGTACATATCAATATGTTTGGAAACAATAGCAGCATGAATGTTGTTCAAGCTGCAAGTATTGCTCTTTATGAACTCACTTCTTTATAA
- a CDS encoding 16S rRNA (uracil(1498)-N(3))-methyltransferase, producing the protein MQLFFNPKIDETTESFSFDKEESRHIIKVLRKKDADILQVTNGYGLLFETQITLASDSKCTVEVLSITNAEKPKYHLHLAVAPTKMNDRFEWFLEKATEIGIQEITPIFCDRSERKVINKDRFEKIILSAMKQCNETFLPKLNEAISFKEFIKQKKEGLQLIAHCEETDKKSLKEVLKPNEDVTILIGPEGDFSEKEIALALENNYKPVMLGNTRLRTETAAVVACHSVVFFNEVSN; encoded by the coding sequence ATGCAGTTATTTTTTAATCCGAAAATAGACGAAACCACCGAAAGTTTTTCTTTTGACAAAGAAGAAAGCCGTCACATCATAAAAGTCCTTCGTAAAAAAGATGCCGATATTTTACAAGTAACTAATGGTTACGGTTTACTGTTTGAGACCCAAATTACATTGGCCTCAGATAGCAAATGTACAGTTGAAGTACTTTCTATAACCAATGCAGAAAAACCTAAATATCATTTGCATCTGGCTGTTGCGCCAACAAAAATGAATGATCGTTTTGAATGGTTTCTTGAGAAAGCAACAGAAATTGGTATTCAGGAAATAACGCCTATTTTCTGTGACCGTTCTGAACGAAAAGTAATCAATAAGGATCGTTTTGAAAAAATCATTCTTTCGGCAATGAAACAATGCAATGAAACTTTTCTTCCGAAACTAAACGAAGCGATTTCTTTTAAAGAATTTATTAAACAGAAAAAAGAAGGTTTACAATTGATTGCACATTGTGAAGAAACCGATAAAAAATCACTGAAAGAAGTTTTAAAACCAAATGAGGATGTTACAATTTTAATTGGCCCTGAAGGCGATTTTTCTGAGAAAGAAATTGCTTTGGCATTGGAAAACAATTATAAACCTGTAATGTTAGGAAATACACGTTTAAGAACCGAAACCGCTGCTGTTGTGGCTTGTCATAGTGTTGTTTTTTTTAATGAGGTTTCTAATTAA
- a CDS encoding class I SAM-dependent methyltransferase, producing MNTSILHPDIQKFIIENTGADLTKLALQKNPFPEMDWISILNQIEARSKAKDKLPTWFSAQNIIYPSKISVEQTSSEKTAAYKAALISGETLIDLTGGFGVDDYYFSKHFKSVTHCEINEELSEIVKHNFKQLLVENCTFYSGDSIHLLEESNQKCDWIYIDPSRRNDAKGKVFMLKDCLPNVPELLDFYFEKADSILIKTAPLLDISAGLSELKNVKNIHVVALENEVKELLFEIHKNYSGEITIKTANILKEKVETFDFILGEISFPIYDLPKRYLYEPNAAIMKSGGFDEISTAFQIDKLHKHSHLYTSESLIDFPGRRFEIQKVISYNKNEMKNELVNQQANITTRNFPETVENIRKKWKIKNGGNLYCFFTTDVKDNKIVLICTKII from the coding sequence TTGAACACTTCTATTTTGCATCCAGATATTCAGAAATTTATAATTGAGAATACTGGTGCAGATCTAACAAAATTAGCGCTTCAGAAGAATCCATTTCCAGAAATGGACTGGATTTCGATTTTAAATCAAATTGAAGCGCGATCCAAAGCAAAAGATAAACTTCCGACTTGGTTTTCGGCACAAAACATTATTTATCCGAGTAAAATTTCGGTAGAACAAACTTCTTCAGAAAAAACAGCTGCCTATAAAGCAGCTTTAATTTCTGGCGAAACTTTAATTGATCTTACCGGCGGTTTCGGTGTTGACGATTATTATTTTTCGAAGCATTTTAAATCGGTTACGCATTGTGAAATAAACGAGGAATTGTCTGAAATCGTAAAACACAATTTCAAACAACTGCTCGTCGAAAATTGTACTTTTTATAGTGGAGATTCGATTCATTTACTGGAAGAATCCAATCAAAAATGCGATTGGATTTATATTGATCCTTCACGACGAAATGACGCAAAAGGCAAAGTTTTTATGCTGAAAGACTGTCTGCCAAATGTTCCTGAATTATTGGATTTTTATTTTGAAAAAGCAGATTCTATTTTAATAAAAACGGCTCCATTGCTGGATATTTCTGCTGGATTATCGGAACTTAAAAATGTCAAAAACATTCATGTTGTTGCTCTTGAAAATGAGGTAAAAGAATTGCTTTTTGAAATTCATAAAAACTATTCCGGCGAAATAACCATAAAAACGGCTAATATTTTAAAGGAAAAAGTCGAAACCTTTGATTTTATTTTAGGCGAAATATCTTTTCCTATTTATGATTTACCAAAGCGATATTTATATGAACCCAATGCGGCAATTATGAAATCGGGAGGTTTTGATGAAATAAGTACAGCCTTTCAAATTGATAAACTGCACAAACATTCGCATTTATATACTTCAGAAAGTCTAATTGATTTTCCGGGAAGAAGATTTGAGATTCAAAAAGTCATTTCATACAATAAAAATGAAATGAAAAATGAGCTTGTAAACCAGCAAGCCAATATCACCACTCGTAATTTTCCCGAGACCGTAGAAAACATTAGGAAAAAGTGGAAAATAAAAAATGGTGGAAATTTGTATTGTTTTTTTACAACCGATGTAAAAGATAACAAAATAGTTTTAATTTGCACCAAAATAATCTAA